A genomic window from Sorex araneus isolate mSorAra2 chromosome 2, mSorAra2.pri, whole genome shotgun sequence includes:
- the LOC129402229 gene encoding olfactory receptor 6C3-like — MKNHTMISEFVLLGISDNPKHQIVIFVFLLITYALSITGNLIIIVLTLVDCHLQTPMYFFLRNFSLLEISFTSVSIPRFLGSIITKDKTISFNDCFAQLFFFIFMGVTEFFLLTAMSYDRYVAICKPLHYTTIMSKKVCTLLVSISWLAGFLTIFPPLMLVLQLDFCASNVIDHFSCDYFPILQLSCTDTHILERIGFYFAFVTLLFTLALIILSYICIIGTILRIPSASQRKKAFSTCSSHMIVISISYGSCIFMYVKPSANERASLTKGIAVLNTSVAPMLNPFIYTLRNQQVKDNEVAIVATLKECKYAGIS, encoded by the coding sequence atgAAAAACCACACGATGATTTCTGAGTTTGTACTCTTGGGCATATCAGACAATCCAAAGCATCAGAttgtaatttttgtatttttacttaTAACTTATGCACTAAGTATCACTGGAAACCTTATCATCATCGTCCTCACCTTGGTAGACTGTCATCTACAGACACCTATGTATTTTTTCCTCCGAAATTTTTCCTTATTAGAAATTTCATTCACCAGTGTTTCTATCCCCAGATTTTTGGGGTCAATCATTACTAAAGATAAAACTATTTCTTTTAACGACTGTTTTGCTCAgttatttttcttcatcttcatgGGTGTGACTGAATTTTTTCTTCTCACTGCCATGTCTTACgatcgctatgtggccatctgcaagcctCTTCACTACACCACCATCATGAGCAAGAAAGTCTGCACTCTGCTTGTCTCTATCTCGTGGCTAGCAGGATTTCTTACCATTTTCCCACCACTCATGCTTGTCCTCCAGTTAGATTTCTGCGCCTCTAATGTAATTGATCACTTCTCTTGTGACTATTTCCCCATTTTACAGCTCTCCTGCACAGATACGCATATTTTAGAAAGGATTggtttttactttgcttttgtgACTCTGCTGTTCACGTTGGCGTTAATAATTCTGTCCTACATTTGCATCATTGGTACTATTCTGAGAATTCCATCTGCTAGCCAGAGAAAAAAGGCTTTCTCCACATGTTCTTCTCACATGATCGTCATTTCAATTTCTTATGGAAGCTGCATATTCATGTATGTAAAGCCTTCAGCAAATGAAAGAGCATCACTGACCAAAGGAATAGCTGTTCTTAACACTTCAGTTGCTCCCATGTTGAACCCTTTTATATATACTCTGAGAAACCAGCAG